The Henckelia pumila isolate YLH828 unplaced genomic scaffold, ASM3356847v2 CTG_461:::fragment_3, whole genome shotgun sequence genome window below encodes:
- the LOC140871918 gene encoding protein FAR1-RELATED SEQUENCE 5-like, whose amino-acid sequence MFCVGALNSKNDGLVNDVHLFAEDIEIEPKVGMKFENENEVFEFYKRYAYHVGFPVRKRTSQKNKQGVVTYIAFTCGRESRRDSNTSTTMKPQPTSQTGCKARLTACSDAAGVWKITGVHLEHNHQTSPTKSRAFRCYRQLNAHVKRKLEVNDIAGIPLHKSYNFVVVEAGGYEKMTFIEKDCRNYIDKVRKLRLGEGDAAAIQAYFSKMQSLSPGFFFSLDLDDEGRLKNIFWADNRCRQAYKEFGDIVTFDTTYLTNKYDMPFAPFVGVNHHGQSTLLGCGLLSSEDTETFVWLFKIWLKCMEFKSPQGIITDQDRAIQNAIEVVFPNSKHRWCLWHILKKLPEKFGYHCQKASILSSVHELVYESQSTNEFEQGWFSMLDMYELQNNDWLIGLFRERLAGFHVFSELHFGPKCQQPNEARV is encoded by the coding sequence atgttttgtgtAGGTGCTTTAAACTCAAAAAATGATGGTTTAGTGAACGATGTACATTTATTTGCAGAAGACATTGAGATTGAGCCCAAGGTTggaatgaaatttgaaaatgagAATGAAGTTTTCGAATTTTACAAAAGGTATGCATATCATGTTGGTTTTCCAGTTAGAAAAAGAACTTCACAGAAGAATAAACAAGGGGTTGTCACGTACATTGCATTCACATGCGGCCGAGAAAGCCGCAGAGATAGTAATACAAGCACTACAATGAAGCCCCAACCAACCAGTCAAACAGGCTGTAAAGCTAGACTGACAGCTTGTTCAGATGCTGCTGGAGTATGGAAAATTACCGGTGTCCATCTCGAACATAATCATCAAACTAGTCCAACCAAGTCTAGAGCATTTCGATGCTATCGTCAGTTGAATGCTCACGTGAAACGAAAACTAGAAGTTAATGATATAGCAGGTATTCCTCTTCATAAAAGTTATAACTTTGTTGTTGTTGAAGCAGGTGGATATGAAAAGATGACTTTTATTGAAAAAGATTGTCGAAATTATATTGACAAGGTCAGGAAATTAAGACTTGGAGAGGGAGATGCAGCTGCCATTCAAGCTTATTTCTCCAAAATGCAATCACTTTCTCCTGGTTTTTTCTTTAGCTTGGATTTGGATGATGAGGGTCGATTAAAGAATATATTTTGGGCAGATAATAGGTGTAGACAAGCTTATAAGGAATTTGGAGATATAGTAACTTTTGATACAACATACTTAACTAATAAGTATGACATGCCATTTGCTCCTTTCGTCGGTGTTAATCATCATGGACAATCAACACTTCTTGGTTGTGGTTTACTTTCTAGTGAGGATACAGAGACATTTGTGTGGTTGTTTAAAATATGGTTAAAGTGCATGGAATTTAAGTCACCTCAAGGGATAATCACCGATCAAGATAGAGCAATACAAAATGCCATAGAAGTAGTATTTCCCAACTCAAAACACAGGTGGTGTTTATGGCATATCCTTAAGAAATTACCTGAAAAATTTGGATATCATTGTCAAAAGGCGTCCATACTCTCATCTGTACATGAATTGGTGTATGAATCACAAAGCACAAATGAGTTCGAGCAGGGTTGGTTTTCGATGCTTGATATGTATGAATTGCAAAATAATGATTGGTTGATTGGACTTTTTAGAGAGAGACTCGCTGGGTTCCATGTTTTCTCAGAACTTCATTTTGGGCCGAAATGTCAACAACCCAACGAAGCGAGAGTATGA